Within Sorangiineae bacterium MSr11367, the genomic segment TATGCGCACAATGATCCGGGCGCCCACGGCGCGTACCTCGCGGCCAAGCAGGTGGGGCGCGAGAAGCAGATGAAGTTCGTGGGCATCGATGCCCTTCCGCAAGAGGGCGTTCAATACGTGAAGGACGGCATCCTCAGCGTGACCTTCCAGTACCCCACCGGCGGCACCGAAGCGGTGGACATGGCCCTCAAGGTGCTCGCCGGCGAAACGGTACCCAAGAAGGTCACCTTGGCCACCAAGGTTTTCACCCACGACAACGCAGCCACCGGCGGCCAGGCGATTCCGTAGCTTCTAGGACTTGCGGGCGGCGGCAGGGCGCTTCGCGCGGGTGACCGGTTTTGCGATGCTTCCGCCGCCGTTTTGTGCCCCGACGAGCAGCATCTCGATGAGCCGTTCGAGCTTCGCGTCGTCGAAGCACTGGTTCATGAAGAAGATGACGTTCATCACGGCGCCGGCCATCGCGTCGAGGAGCATCGCACCATCGACGCCGCGCGGCAGCTCGCCGCGGGCTATGGCGCGGTCAACGATCTTCCGCGAGTCCGCATCCTTTCGCTCGCTAATCGCCTCGATGACCGCGGCCAACTCGGGGTGGGCCTTCCCGCCGAACATCAGCCGCATGATGCCTTGCATCTCCGGTGAGAGGCAGAAATCGCGCACGGTGCGAAGGAACCCCAGGAGATCTGCGCGCAGGCTGCCGTGATCGGGCACGCTGATGCGCACATCGGTGACATCGTCCAGGGTGGCCCGCACCAGGTCGAGCTTCGTCGGCCACCGGCGGTAAAGCGTGCTCTTGTTGACCCCGGCTCGCTCCGCGACCGTTTCCATGGAGAGCGACTCGAAATCGACCCGCGCCAGCTCGGCCAACGTCGCATCGAAAATCTTCGAAACGAGCTGTTCTCCGCGGATTTGCTTCGGTCTGTCGCGACGGGCGGGCATGGAGGCAGTATGCGGTTCCAGGGGCACATTGCAACGAAGTCGTTGCGATGCGCCCACGGAGTGCTAGAGAGCTAACGCAACGAAGTCGTTGCGATGTGCGCCCCCACCCACGGGGCCTGCGCAGGGAGCTCTTTCCATGCTGCGTACCGTTTTCACTACGTTTTCCGTGATTTCCTGGGGCTTCATCCTCGCGGCCTGTAGGCGGCCCGTCGCCACGTCCGTGCTGCTCGTGGGCTTCGTGGTGGTGGGGCTCTTGATGGGCGAACCGATTCTCTGCCCGGACTACTGATCGCGCGCCACCATGGTGTTCTTCATCCTGCACCGATGGGGCGCGAGCGAGCGCACGAGGGATCCTAGCGTCGTCGAGGCCCTTCTGTCGGAACTCGACGCGCAGGAGCCCACCGACGAACTCACCAGCGTGTCCCTCTGCTTGCCCTCGGGTTGGTGCCTGAGCGCCTTCCCAAGTGGCCTCGTGATCTTCGAGAACGTGGAAGAGGCGTCCGCCCCGCCGCGCTACATGCGCGTCGCCTCACGCAATAGCGCCCGCGAGCTCATGGAATTGCTAGCAAGGCAGCAATTCCACGATCTCCAACAGCGCGCCTGGCTGCCCTATCGCGGTTAGCGATTCACGGGCCGGCGTCGCCCCTCAGTGGGATATTCCATTTTTGGCTGAGGTATTGCTGCACCGCGTCGTGATGGGCTGTCGGGAGGCGGTGATCGTAAATCAGAACCTCGGCGATGAAACCATTGAAATAACTCGTGGGCGTGAGGGGCGGCGCTGCAGCATCCAGCTGGTACGCGGCGTTGGCCCCGATCAGTGATCCGTAGGGATTGAAGAGCAGTACATGACCGTAACGGTCGCCCCCGGTAAGCGGCACGGCGTTGGAAAACGCCGAGTACCCCTCGAGCGTCGCGATGACGGAAAAGATCTGCGGCTTCCAGACCTCGGCCCCATCCACCCCCGCGCTGTAAATCGGCTGATTGCCCGATCCGAAGCTCTCGACGACGTTGTTGTCAAAGTGCGGATGTGCGCCATGAAACGATCCGAACTGCCAAAGTCCATAGGTCAGGTGCGGCCCACCGTCGGGCGCATTGATCTCTTTGGAGTGAAAGACGATGAAGCCCTCCCCAGCTGGGAGACCGGCCAACGAAGGGCCTTTGAGGTATTGCCCAACCGGCTGCGAGAACGCGAGCGCGCTCATCTTGCCTTCGTTCATCGCGGTATAGTCGAAGGTCGGCGCAGGCTGCCCCTCGACGGGTACGAAGTTTTTCGGCGGCGACTCACCCGACTTATCCAGCCAGTTCGTCACCGTCTCGTCCGATCCCGCGTTCTTTCGCTTCACCGAATTTCCATCGGCGCCGTCCAACCAGAGGGTCAAACCGGGGATCGTTTTCGGAAACGGTTGCGCACCGCCGGCATCGGGATCGGGAGTCTGCCCGTCCCGATTGCCTCCGTCGCTATTCGGGGTCTCCGGCACCTCCGCCGGCTCCTCACCCGTACACATGACGCCAGCCAGCGATGCCCCCGCAGCGGCGAGAAGCAAGAGTACGCGTTTCATTTCGCCTCCGCAGGAATCATGGTGGCGGGACCTTCTCCCACGATTTGCAACGTAGCCTCCTCGTCTTTGGCGCCGTCGTAATGAACGCCTTTGGCAAAGTGCGTGACAAAACTTCCCGCGGGCATGGCGACGGTGCTCTCCGGCTCGTACTTGTTCCCGGTGCCAACCCACCACGTTCCCGAGAGAACCGTGATGAATCGGTCATTCGGATGAAAATGCGGACGGCTCATATGATGAGGCGCCCACTTCACCAGCATGATGTACGTCCCCGGTTTCGTGGGATCGCCGCGCAACACCGCGGTTTTCAAACCGCCGCCTTCGTCCTTCCACGCAATTTGGTTCGGCTTTTTGTACACCAAAGCCGCCGGATTCAAATCTGCCTTGGCGGGTTGTAGAAATGCCAACAACGCCACCATCGCACCGACGCCCGAAGCCAATGGCCGGGTTCCGACGAGCGTTCTCCTCGTCATGTGCCACCGTCCTTCAGCGCGATTCCCCACTTGGCCGAGAGATACGATTGGATCTTTTGATGATCGGACGGCGGGAGCGCCCGGTTGTAAATGACGACTTCCGCGATGTAGCCGTTGAAGTAGTTGAACTCGGTGGCTGGATTGATACCCGAATTGGGACTCGTGGCTCCAAGAAGGGAACCGTTTACGTTGAAGCCCTGCGAATAACCCCCCGAGGGGG encodes:
- a CDS encoding TetR/AcrR family transcriptional regulator, which produces MPARRDRPKQIRGEQLVSKIFDATLAELARVDFESLSMETVAERAGVNKSTLYRRWPTKLDLVRATLDDVTDVRISVPDHGSLRADLLGFLRTVRDFCLSPEMQGIMRLMFGGKAHPELAAVIEAISERKDADSRKIVDRAIARGELPRGVDGAMLLDAMAGAVMNVIFFMNQCFDDAKLERLIEMLLVGAQNGGGSIAKPVTRAKRPAAARKS
- a CDS encoding cupin domain-containing protein, translating into MTRRTLVGTRPLASGVGAMVALLAFLQPAKADLNPAALVYKKPNQIAWKDEGGGLKTAVLRGDPTKPGTYIMLVKWAPHHMSRPHFHPNDRFITVLSGTWWVGTGNKYEPESTVAMPAGSFVTHFAKGVHYDGAKDEEATLQIVGEGPATMIPAEAK